ataaatcgtttgaagtaatggtgcttcatataacattatccagagaaacaaatgttaatgataaataccctgttatgtttgtactggctgctgtatacaggccaccagggcaccatacagactttattaaagagtttggcgattttacatccgagttagttctggctgcagataaagttttaatagtttgtgattttaatatccatgtggataatgaaaaagatgcattgggatcagcatttatagaaattctgaactctattggggttagacaacacgtttcaggacctactcattgtcaaaatcatactctagatttaatactgccacatggaattgatgtcgattgtgttgaaattatgcagccaaatgatgatatctcagatcattatttagttgtgtgcaaacttcatatagccaaaattgtaaattctacttcttgttacaagtatggaagaaccatcacttctaccacaaaagactgctttttgaGTTATCTTCCTGAAGTATCGaaattccttagcatattcaaaacctcagaacaacttgatgatgtaacagaaactacggactctctcttttctagcattttaaatacagttgctcctttacgcttaaggaaggttaaggaagcCAGTGTGACATGGTATAAtaagcatactcgcaccctaatgagagcagcccgaaaaatggagcgcagctggaggaaaacaaaactagaggtattttgtattgcttggtgggaaagtaacctatcctacagaaaagcattaaaaactgctagatgcgattacttttcttttcttttagaagaaaacaaacataaacccaggtatttattcaatacagtggctaaattaattaaaattaaagcctcaacaagtgttgacatttcccaacagcacagcagtaatgactttatgaactactttacttctaaaattgatactattagagataaaattgcaaccattcagccgtcagctacagtatcgcatcagacagtgcactatagaccccctgagaaacagttccactcattctctactataggagaggaagaattgtataatcttgttaaatcatctaaaccaacaacatgtatgttagaccctataccatctaagctcctaaaagaggtgcttccagaagtcatagatcctcttctgactattattaattcctcattgtcattaggatatgtccccaaaaccttcaaactggctgttattaagcctcacattaaaaaaaaaaaacacaacttgaccccaaagaactagttaattatagaccaatctcgaatctcccttttctgtccaagatactagaaaaggtggtatcctcacaattatattccttcttagagaaaaatggtatatgtgaggatttccagtcaggattcatacagtatcatagtactgagactgctctccttagagttacaaatgatctgctcttatcatctgatcgtggtagtatctctctattagttttattggatcttagtgctgcgtttgacacaattgaccacaacattcttttgcatagacttgaacactttgttggcattaatggaagtgcattagtatggtttaaatcgtacttatatgactgccatcagttcgtagcagtgaatgaagatgtatcatatcgatcacaagtgcagtatggagtacctcaaggctcagtactaggccGCTAcccttcacgctttatatgttacccttgggagatatcatcaggaaacatggtgttagctttcactgttatgctgatgatactcagctctatatttcttcacggcccggtgaaacacacaaatttgaaaaactaatggaatgcatagtcgatataaaaaactggatgacgagtaatttccagctgctaaattctgaaaagacagaggtgttaattataggacctaaaaactctgcatgtaataacctagaacactgtctaagacttgatggttgctctgtcaattctttgtcatctgttaggaacctaggtgtgctatttgatcgcaatctttccttagaaagccacgtttctagcatttgtaaaactgcatttttccatctcaaaaatatatctaaattatggcctatgctctcaatgtcaaatgcagaaatgttaatccatgcatttatgacctcaaggttagagtattgtaatgctttattgggtggttgatctgcacgcttggtaaacaaactacagctagtccaaaatgcagcagcaagagttcttactagaaccaggaagtatgaccatattagcccggtcctgtccacactgcactggctccctatgaaacatcgtatagatttttaaatattgcttattacttataaagccctgaatggtttagcacctcagtatttgaatgagctccttttacattataatcctctacgtccgctacgttctcaaaactcaggcaatttgataatagaatatcaaaatcaactgcaggcggcagatccttttcctatttggcgcctaaactctggaataacctacctaacatacttaacattgttcgggaggcggacacactcttgcagtttaaatctagatcaaagacccatctctttaacctggcttccacataaacatactaatatgctttaaatatccaaatccgttaaaggatttttggTAGCACTCtgttttacagtcctgttcctcatgtacatactaggtACTTATTAtggtaattacaataactatgtaataactaggtactaatcctgaacctacccctaaacctaaccttaccccatgtagttaccttgcatTACctgaactttcttagataaatacactgtaagtacactataagtacatgtaagtacacgtactgcaaaataaagtgcaaccggatttttaggctgcattaattaggcaaACCGGAACCTGGAACACTTcgcataacacccgatgtacttacTACATCATCATTAGCATCTACGCTactattagtctgtttctctcttattccgaggtcaccgtagccaccagatccagtctgtatccagatcagagggtcactgcagtcacccggatccagtacgtatccagaccagatggtggatcagcacctagaaaggacctctacagccctgaaagacagcggagaccaggacaactagagccccagatacagatcccctgtaaagaccttgtctcagaggaccaccatgacaagaccacaggaaacagatgattcttctttgctgcagcctggaattaaactactggtttcatcagttggccccccaactgagtctggttttTCCCAAgcattttttctccattctgtcaccgatggagtttcagttccttgacGCTGTCGCcgctggcttgcttagttggggtcacttcatctacagcgatatcgttgacttgattgcaaataaatgcacagacactatttaactgaacagatgacatcactgaattcaatgatgaactgcctttaactatcattttgcatttttgacacactgttttactaatgaatgttgttcagttgctatgaagcaatgtattttgtttaaagcgctatataaataaaggtgacttgacttgacttgacttttgcattaattgtaataatcctgtgattttttttttctgtgcacaaGGAGTCTGAAAACAGCCTCCATGGAGAggtctgatctcaccatcatccagtctgtctagaatgacatgaagaaacagaaaaaaactgagACAGACTTAATCCAGAGGAATTGTGACAATGTCTCTAAGATGCTTGAAGAAACGTATtggcaaagctacagtactgtgaaaagttttaggcacttgtgtaaaaatactGTCAACTGAGGatgttttcaaaaataatgtcataaatagatttgatttatcaattaactaaaattaacaatCAACAGTTGGTGTGACTACCATATTTGtttcaaacagatttttttcttagGTACACTTGCACatagtttttcaggtagctttgcagatCAGTTTCTTGAACTGTCTTGGGgatgttgccacagttcttctggatttagtctgtctcagtttgttttgtttcttcatgtcattccagataTACtagatgatggtgagatcagaccTCTCCGTGGAGCAcaatggctgctgtcagactccttgtgtaTCAAAAATTTCActgtattattacaattaattaatggCAAAAGGAATGTTATTTCCTAGAGGCGCACAACAGCGAATTATAGAAATAACAggcttaagtttttttttttttttttcatttaaccaGTTTTGACAAGAAGGCATCGCCAGCATATGTTGTTTCGAGGACTTTGAAACAGTGAATCACTTTCCGAAGCAAATGGTGCAATTGATTCAAAGCTTCCAAATGGTTCATTTCTCCCATTACTAGTATCCACATTGCGATGAACTCGATAACAAACTAACAAACCTTGTCAGTCATGTCATCATCATGCATCACATGGATctttacagaatttttttatttgacaaatctacaaaattctttcattatttttttgacagccctattgATGTCTGCATTTACGTCCATGTGATGGATGTCTGTTATCAGGGTAATATCTTTCAAAAATGTCAGATCGCGTTACACAGGCAATTCCCTCTCTGATCATAGAATTGCCTTATCCAAATACTTGCAGTCTTTGCCACTTGAGAACGGGTGTGCACAACAGGAAGTAAGTGCACAATACTGTCCACGGTCTTAATAATGGCAAATTGCAGTGTCCTTCAGTGCACACACTAAATCCACGCTAGCTCGAATACTTCTCCAGAGCACGATTTTCACTTATTGGTGCAAATATGAGTAGTggtgatatttattttgtaaaaattttgcAACTTCTTTATACCTCTTAATTAGAAGCACTACAAATTAAATTGTCATGTTATAGGGACTACTGAACAGAAATTTAgaagttaattttaaaatacaaagtatttaaaattaaaataaagctgtgtAAATACTTGCATTTTTACTGCACTCTAAATGTTTGTGTAAGTGTttttgacacacacttgtggtcttcatcctcacttgaacacttggtccaaatacaggaaatacgtctTATAGTtgtcaagtggtcaagtgcaaagactgcAAGTGTTGGTATTTGGAGAAGGCAATTTAATTAACGCCTCATCCTACAGTACAAACAAGTACATCACTGAACATTGTTTTCAGGAAAGAAAATAGAGTAGAATGTTAATTTCATTACAGAATTTCACAACACAGTTTCTCTCTGAAGCGTCACAGTCTaaaggataaaaaacaacaacaacaaaaaccccaACCAAACCGGAAAACCTTTATCTTCTATGAGTAATAATGCTTCATTGTTATGACAAATAATTGCACATTTGATAagctgaaaaataatataataatactaatcataataataaaaattatgcaaataatttATGGTATGTAAGTTGGAGGAAATATCTAATTGTATATCCTGTTATAAAAGAAAGAGTTAATCATCACTCTTTCGTCTTTCTCCAGATGTGCTGTAGTTTCTACTATTCCAGCAGGAGCTACATACAGCTACTCGTGTCATGGAATGGAGGGACGTTATGTTTTTGTCAGTATTCCTGAAACTTCAATGGTTCTTACTCTCTGTGAAGTGGGAGTCTATGTGATTTTTCCAGGTAATTCAGAGGTAATCTCCTTGTTAATTGGACTTTTTAAGAAATTCTCATTTCATTAAAGTGGTTTTTAATAAACTTCCTTATAAATAAGCCAGCTGCCAGCTGGTAAAATCATCATCACGTCACTGCATCTGTCTTTACTCCTGAGACAGGATACATATTCACATTGACTGGACCAGcctgaaataaaagcttttataatgttatttgagtATATCATATGGGACAGTTTGTGTCAAATtttgttggtgattttaaatgttatttaaatgcatatgtgGCAGGCAGTTTTtgagttttcaggatttctccaTTCAGGTAGATAGGACTTTGTCATAGATACCTGAATTCAAGAAATCTCCCCCTCAAAAAAAATTAGAGTATAAAATATGTATACTAAAACCATTTCTTTACACTATGACATCTTCCAGGTAATTTGGCAACAGGAAGAAACGTCACACAGTCATCAACCTTTGGCAGCTGGATCACTGAACAGGCCATTGATTTCAATCCAGGATTCACACAACCGTCATCAGCATGTTTCTCAACCGATTCTCAGACAAACCCCTGGTGGAGGGTGGATCTGAGTTATATTTACAGAGTAAGTAGCGTCGTAATCACAAACAGACTAGACTGCTGTCCTGAACGAATAAACGGAGCGGAGATTCGCATCGGAAACTCTCTGGAGAACAACGGCAACAACAATCCCATGTGAGCTCCTCTTTCAGTGGCTTAATATCCATAAAAATCCCTGAAAACACACATAAAGAAAGACTAGAAgtctaaataatgttttctttgatTCTCTTTAGATGCACTGTGATTTCTAGCATTCCAGCTGGTGTTTCCTCCACCTACATTTGTAACGATATGGAGGGTCGATACGTGAATCTGATCATTCCTGGAGATTCAAGGTTTCTTACTCTCTGTGAGGTGGAGGTCTATGGAGAAGGTGTGATCAAACAGATTTAATGTTTTGGGAAACTATTAacagcttcatttaaaaaaaaatgcaatttattagtTGAAAATGTGAAACTAAAACAGTTGCATGCTCTCAGCTTTAAGTGATTCACTACATGAAACTCATTTGTATTTGTCACTAAACCATGtcttattgtatttaatttaatttaatttaatagtctttttgttgttattgttttgcattatgtatttttattcaagaTTTTTGGGGATCACAATACAACCTCCAATAACACCGAATTCCATTCATTCTCTGTATGTTCACTCTCATGTGCCCTTTCAGGTCCTTTACTGAAGAGaactttcctgaagatgaaaCTGAAGTCCAGTTGGAGTCTGTCTGATCCTGCGGTGAGAGTCCAGCTCCTGTCACAGGTGAGAGAGCTCAGGAAACACAGATATCTGAGCTCACTGAGAGCACTTTTAAGAGATCTGCTCATTTCAGCTCCAGTCTGTTTTGGTGGAACGAGGGTTTTCTGACGTGACGCTGCAATGGACTCAACCGCCAGAACAGGAAGTGATGCGGAAGGAAGCTGCCCCAGGTGAGTGTGTTCATACAAACACTGGAAAACTGAAAAGGAATGTTGATTttcaattcaaatgaaaatgcatatattataaatgaactgGAAAGGGATGTTTTTATGATGTAATGAACTGTTTTATTTGCAGCTAAATGTGCTGTTAGAAAgagacgatgatgatgatgatgatgatgatgatgattgggAAACCTAAACTATCTTCGGATCAGCTTTGATGTTTCTTTATTTACAAGCTTATAGTttacaatgttttattgtttagacaacatatagaaaagaaaaagaatagagtgtaataaataagttatttattcatttattattattattcttattattaagaaaacaagcagttagtgaatgaatagagtgcaagtctaaaaggggtAGTTTACCCTGAGTTACTTCCAGATCTTTGTCCACCAAGAGTGCTGGTTCTGTTTAAGCAATAAAGTTTCTGTTTCTTTACCTGCCTTCGCTTTTGAGTCCTTTTTtctactgaaatgtttttttttttttttttatgtcaggggTTAAGACAGAAATGCTTGATAATAACTTGATAAAGATTGCTGAGTCAGTCGTGTGCATTGATGTTTGAAAATGAAGAGGTAGCACTTTCAATCTGATGCAGAGAAGATACAAAATATGAAAGAATGTGAGCAAGGAAAGTGATGATTTTCTAAAGATGTTGAAACGGCAGATGCTGCATTGTGTCTTATCCAGCGTTCACAAGCGATTTGAAGACACTGTGTCAGTGTGGtgcaaaatgcatgaataattctACATACTTTATTATCTGGATTGGAATGCATCTGGATTTATAATGCTCACATTCCATGTCCTAAACTCCGGTTCAAATCTTACTTGCCCTAGAGCAAGTAGAACCAACAtttccataataaataaatatatcttcaTAGTTATATCTTAAAAGATAATTATACTAAGACAattttgtaaaactttacaaCAAGGTATCTATAGGAGCCATGTACATATTAATGTGTGATGTCATGTGACTGTGGCAAAATGTCAATTATTT
The Carassius auratus strain Wakin unplaced genomic scaffold, ASM336829v1 scaf_tig00215914, whole genome shotgun sequence genome window above contains:
- the LOC113096424 gene encoding uncharacterized protein LOC113096424, with the translated sequence MNMSGFYKSLCFLLGFFSVQTQAEKEVNVATWGTADQSTLYGNYWYAQYALDGLSYTCTHTEWQTDPWWRLDLMKTYSVNRVTITNRPDCCESRINGAEIRIGNVSSNVYSNPVCAVVSTIPAGATYSYSCHGMEGRYVFVSIPETSMVLTLCEVGVYVIFPGNLATGRNVTQSSTFGSWITEQAIDFNPGFTQPSSACFSTDSQTNPWWRVDLSYIYRVSSVVITNRLDCCPERINGAEIRIGNSLENNGNNNPICTVISSIPAGVSSTYICNDMEGRYVNLIIPGDSRFLTLCEVEVYGEGPLLKRTFLKMKLKSSWSLSDPAVRVQLLSQLQSVLVERGFSDVTLQWTQPPEQEVMRKEAAPAKCAVRKRR